One Campylobacter massiliensis DNA window includes the following coding sequences:
- the tsaE gene encoding tRNA (adenosine(37)-N6)-threonylcarbamoyltransferase complex ATPase subunit type 1 TsaE, whose translation MIELNLGLDELEEVVKILPQSGVVILQGNLASGKTTLVKAIVKARGIDTEVTSPTFSVMQSYGDKIYHYDIYQNGLDAILQNGLFENLLEEGLHLVEWGDERLEKALENLGEKCVKVVISPSQKGRKYEVYGA comes from the coding sequence ATGATAGAGCTAAATTTGGGACTAGACGAGCTTGAGGAAGTGGTAAAAATTTTACCTCAAAGCGGCGTCGTTATCTTGCAAGGAAATTTAGCCAGCGGCAAAACGACGTTAGTTAAAGCCATCGTAAAGGCTCGCGGCATCGATACGGAGGTTACTTCGCCCACGTTTTCAGTCATGCAAAGCTACGGGGATAAAATTTATCACTACGATATCTATCAAAACGGACTTGACGCGATTTTACAAAACGGACTTTTTGAAAATTTGCTAGAAGAGGGGCTTCACCTAGTAGAGTGGGGCGACGAGCGACTGGAAAAGGCGCTAGAAAATTTGGGCGAAAAATGCGTCAAGGTAGTCATCTCGCCTAGCCAAAAAGGGCGAAAATACGAGGTTTACGGTGCATAA
- a CDS encoding adenylosuccinate lyase, translating into MIKVSQNLESLSIETSDADLFFELQALIKRNFAKTLGQKGKVMSFYDENEKVQRKYFVKFLKKLCQRYELKNVNLNFAEYKTIKLHYIQPNSLKAMVFVDVAFVRGGAIFSFDRSNESFILHIIRGFESKQILSAEGQIALNIANLGECELLEELFNKSEYMKFSIIFNYNEEEFENFKKQIKICAKKNEAKFAALASLFEDHFMVLGCDKNDSFEEVRNRYLELVKAYHPDFHAALSHELLDECKTQFQRIQNAYESLKPYFKELEVGAE; encoded by the coding sequence TTGATAAAAGTAAGTCAAAATCTAGAATCTCTAAGCATAGAAACATCGGATGCGGATCTGTTTTTCGAGCTACAAGCGCTCATAAAGCGAAACTTTGCCAAGACGCTGGGGCAAAAAGGCAAAGTGATGTCGTTTTACGACGAAAACGAGAAGGTTCAGCGCAAATATTTCGTCAAATTTCTAAAAAAACTCTGCCAAAGATACGAGCTAAAAAACGTAAATTTAAACTTCGCCGAGTATAAAACCATCAAACTCCACTACATACAACCAAACTCGCTAAAAGCCATGGTTTTCGTCGATGTCGCCTTCGTGCGTGGCGGCGCGATATTTAGCTTCGATCGCTCAAACGAGTCTTTTATCTTGCACATCATCAGGGGCTTTGAGTCAAAGCAAATTTTATCCGCCGAGGGTCAAATCGCGCTAAATATCGCAAATTTGGGCGAGTGCGAGCTCCTAGAAGAGCTGTTTAACAAAAGCGAATATATGAAATTTTCGATTATCTTTAACTATAACGAAGAGGAATTTGAAAATTTTAAAAAACAGATCAAAATCTGCGCCAAGAAAAACGAGGCCAAATTTGCTGCTCTTGCTAGCCTTTTCGAGGATCATTTTATGGTGCTTGGATGCGATAAAAACGATAGCTTCGAGGAGGTGCGAAACCGCTATCTGGAGCTCGTCAAAGCCTATCACCCCGACTTTCACGCCGCGCTTAGCCACGAGCTTTTGGACGAGTGCAAAACGCAGTTTCAGCGCATCCAAAACGCCTATGAGAGCTTGAAGCCGTATTTTAAGGAGCTTGAAGTGGGAGCGGAGTAA
- a CDS encoding RNA polymerase factor sigma-54, translated as MLKQTQAPKNKLSHTLRSWLPILSSSVEELKETLEPFLADNPFASVQQRNLSELPSAAPSKKDKNFFKEISKNSVTDNIESFSVAKTGLYDKLIEQIDKPLFPTEKSQKIAMKIIECINEEGYYEPEIFDEFGEAEIESVRKRFAYLEPAGIGAKDYKESFLFQLEELNLDEKLFESAKKLALNFENLSQMRKIPLYNEALAVIKRLKNPPAIEYMSEAAAIIPDIVIDTSSGGIEVRINDDFYPEIVIDVEGLDEKESFVASRVKEAKDLIDALDMRKATLRKIALMLVEYQYDYFFGGDIKPMRLKDIAEDLGRNPSTISRGISNKYLECSRGLVPIKSFFSAAIDEDVSNKGIKDFVANLVRNENPAKPLSDLKILEFIKKEFNVEVVRRTITKYRLALNIGSSSERKKTYLLQSGK; from the coding sequence ATGCTAAAGCAAACTCAAGCTCCCAAAAATAAGCTCTCGCACACGTTGCGCTCGTGGCTGCCGATACTAAGCAGCAGCGTCGAGGAGCTAAAGGAGACGCTTGAGCCGTTTTTAGCGGATAATCCGTTTGCAAGCGTGCAGCAACGAAATTTAAGCGAGCTACCGAGCGCCGCGCCGTCTAAAAAAGATAAAAACTTCTTCAAAGAAATATCAAAAAACAGCGTAACAGACAATATCGAAAGCTTTAGCGTGGCTAAAACCGGGCTTTACGACAAGCTAATCGAGCAGATAGATAAACCCCTTTTTCCGACCGAAAAATCACAAAAAATCGCGATGAAAATCATCGAGTGTATAAACGAGGAGGGCTACTACGAGCCTGAAATCTTTGACGAATTTGGCGAGGCGGAGATCGAGTCGGTGCGAAAGCGGTTTGCCTACCTCGAGCCCGCGGGCATCGGCGCAAAGGACTACAAAGAGAGCTTTTTGTTTCAGCTTGAGGAGCTAAATTTGGATGAAAAGCTCTTTGAAAGCGCTAAAAAGCTTGCGTTAAATTTCGAAAATCTCTCCCAAATGCGTAAAATCCCGCTCTACAACGAAGCTCTAGCCGTCATCAAGAGGCTAAAAAATCCGCCCGCGATCGAGTATATGAGCGAGGCTGCGGCGATCATCCCCGACATCGTCATAGACACGAGCTCGGGCGGTATCGAGGTGCGCATCAACGACGACTTTTATCCAGAGATCGTCATCGACGTCGAGGGGCTGGACGAAAAAGAGAGCTTTGTCGCCTCGCGCGTAAAAGAGGCAAAAGACCTCATAGACGCGCTTGATATGCGAAAAGCCACGCTGCGCAAGATCGCCCTCATGTTAGTTGAGTATCAGTACGACTACTTTTTTGGCGGCGACATCAAGCCTATGCGCCTAAAGGACATCGCCGAGGATCTGGGGCGAAACCCGTCAACCATCTCGCGCGGCATCTCAAACAAATACCTCGAGTGTTCGCGCGGACTCGTGCCTATAAAGAGCTTTTTCTCCGCTGCGATCGACGAGGACGTCTCAAACAAGGGCATCAAGGACTTCGTAGCAAATCTCGTCCGAAACGAAAACCCCGCCAAGCCGCTTAGCGATCTGAAAATTTTGGAGTTTATAAAGAAGGAATTTAACGTCGAGGTCGTCCGCCGCACGATAACCAAATACCGCCTCGCGCTAAATATCGGCAGCTCCAGCGAGCGTAAAAAGACCTATCTGCTACAATCCGGTAAGTAA
- the lptB gene encoding LPS export ABC transporter ATP-binding protein, with amino-acid sequence MHKLEVKDLQKTIKKTNIIKGISLEVKSGEVVGLLGPNGAGKTTMFYMICGLISPTSGSVFLDGADVTKVPLHKRAHMGIGYLPQESSIFKDLSVEENLLLGAEILYKDEAVREKKVNEMLNLLNIEPIRLRKGVSLSGGERRRCEIARSLIITPKFLLLDEPFAGVDPIAVSDIQSIVRDLKKLGIGVLITDHNVRETLAICDRAYVIKDGSLLASGSANEVANNKLVRTHYLGEEFKFVE; translated from the coding sequence GTGCATAAATTAGAAGTTAAAGATTTACAAAAAACAATCAAAAAAACAAACATCATAAAAGGCATCTCGCTGGAGGTTAAAAGCGGCGAGGTAGTAGGGCTGCTGGGGCCAAACGGTGCCGGTAAAACGACTATGTTTTATATGATCTGCGGACTTATCTCGCCAACTAGCGGCAGCGTGTTTTTAGACGGCGCGGACGTGACGAAGGTGCCTCTGCATAAGCGGGCGCATATGGGGATCGGCTATTTGCCGCAAGAATCAAGTATATTTAAAGACCTCTCCGTCGAGGAAAATTTACTACTAGGTGCCGAGATCTTATATAAAGACGAGGCCGTTCGCGAGAAAAAAGTAAATGAAATGCTAAATTTGCTAAATATCGAGCCCATACGCTTGCGAAAGGGCGTGAGCCTAAGCGGCGGCGAGCGTAGACGCTGCGAGATCGCTAGAAGCCTCATCATCACGCCTAAATTTTTGCTCCTGGATGAGCCCTTTGCCGGTGTCGATCCGATCGCCGTTAGCGACATACAAAGCATCGTTCGCGATCTAAAGAAGCTCGGCATAGGCGTGCTCATCACCGACCACAACGTCCGCGAGACGCTAGCTATCTGCGACCGCGCCTACGTGATCAAGGACGGTAGCCTGCTAGCTAGCGGCAGCGCGAACGAAGTCGCGAACAACAAACTCGTGCGCACCCACTATCTGGGCGAAGAGTTTAAATTTGTAGAATAA